DNA sequence from the Anaeromusa acidaminophila DSM 3853 genome:
TTCAAGTCTCCTCGTGTGCAGGCCAGCTTAGTGACAAACCAGGGCAAGTTAATCGGTTTACATTACCATGCGACAGCCGATGAAATTGTTTATGTGCACAAAGGCCAAGGCGAAATGTTTATCGGCGGCAAATGGGTGCCGGTAAAAGCCGGTGAGATTCATGTCAATCCTCGTGGCGTAGTTCATGGAACCCGGGTGACCGGCGATGAGCCTATGGAAGTGATCGGCTTCTTTACGCAACCTCAAGAAAGCGGCAATGATAAAGTATTTTTCCCTGATAATTTCCAAGGCGTAGTGGGTGCGCCGTCTTTGCCGGACGCTTCGTCCAAGGAAGGAATGCTGATTAATCTGGATTCTTTCTATGCGGAACATCCGCTCCAAGCCGGTGCGGCCACTCGTGGCGATTCGGTCTACAAATCTCCTCGCAGTGAACTGGTGTTAGTGCAAAATCACGGTCCTTTGATTGGCCGTCATTTCCATAAATCGGCCGAAGAAATTGTTTTTGTCTATAAAGGCCAGGGTGAAATGTACATTGATGGACAGTGGGTGCCTGTGAAAGCTGGCGATCTTCATATTAATCCTCGTGGCGTATATCATGCTACCCGGGTAACCGGCGGGGAAGACATGAAGGTATTCTGCCTCTTTGCGCCGCCCCAGGCTGGCGGCAACGACAAAGTCTTCCTGGAAAAATAAACAACCAAATACGTTGGCTCCGGCTGCAAAATTACGCTTGCAGCCGGAGTTTTTTTGTTTTAAAGGCGTTGTACTTTGAAAAGTCGCAGCTGTGCGTCGTTTATGTTTAAACATAGAAAACAAGTCCATTGCAAATGGAAGAGAATGGAACGAAATATGCGCTTGTTTCTTGTTTTTATTGTTTTTGTGTAAAAAATGCAGGGAATGCATTGCGTTTTGGAGCAAAAATGGTATAATTGTCCTATCTCCAGTGGACAAAATGAAAAGAAATTCGGTAAAGCAACACGGTTTGCAAGGCAATGTAGCCAAAGCAAATTCGCGTTGCTTTTTTGCATTTTGTCCTTGGTTTCAAGGTAAATGCCTGTAGGAGAGCAGGCGTTGAAGGAGGCGGCGGCTATGAAATTACGGTCAAAAATGATGCTGGCAATTTGTATTCCGGTGATGGTGGTGCTGGTTCTGTTGAGTGGAGTGGCATATTGGCAGGCGAGCCGCGCTTTAACCGAAGAAATTCGTATGGAAATGAGTCAGGCATCCGCCCGCTATGCGGAAGCGGTGCAAACCATTCTGTCGACGAAGCAGGAAACCGTAGGGGCTTTGGCAGCCGCGTGGAGCGTAGGCCTTCCGGCGGACGAAGAAATTTTACGAACCGTAACGTATTTAACGAAAAATACGCCTGGGGCGCAGGATATTTATGTGGCCTTTCCCAGTAAAAAATTTATTGACGGCACAGGCTGGGCGCCGCCGGCGGATTATGATCCGGCGACAAGAGATTGGTTTAAAGACGCTCTTTCCAGTAATGGCGTGGTATTTTCCAAAGTATATGTTGATGCGATTACCAAAAAACCGGTTATCAGCCTTTCCGCCGCCATTCGGCAGAATGGGACGCCGATAGCGGTGCTGGGGATGGATTTGTCGTTGGATGCGATCGGGCAAATGACACAAGGCGTGCGCATGAGAGACTCCGGGCAGGCCTTTATCTTAAACCGCGAGGGCTTCTATGTCGCTCATCCTTCATTGACGTTGAACGATAACGTACTAACGATGGAAAATGGAAAACTGAAGGAAGCGGGAGCCGCCTTTTTGAGTGGTCGTTCCAGTTTTCAAGAGCTTTCTTTTAACGGAGAAGATCGCTTTTTTGCCTCGAGTCCCGTAGGCAGCAGCGGCTGGGCGTTAGTGCTGGAGGTACCCTCTGCTGAGGTGTATCAGCCGGTTCGCGAGTTAGGCTTATGGATGGCGGGCTTGAGTGTGGCGGCTATTCTTTTTCTGGGCTTTGTCTTGATGAACGTGGCGGGTGCGATTGCTAAACCCGTAGCCATAGTAGCTGCAGCGGCGCAGAAAGTGGCTGCCGGAGAGCTGCAGATTCACCTGGATGCCAGCGAGCGCGCCGACGAAATTGGTGTGCTGAATAATAGCTTTTTGGCGATGGTTGCCAGTTTGCGGAAGCTGGTCGGAGAGACGGTTCGTTCGGCGGAAAAATTGGCGGGTTCTTCGCAGGAACTGACGGCCAGCTCCAGTCAAGCAGCGGACGCTTCGCAGCAAGTAGCTCAGGCTGCTGTGGAGATTACAGAAAGCGCCTCGCAGCAGGTTAGCTCTGTAGAAGAAACCGCTTTGGCCGTGGAACGTGTAGCACAGCGCCTGGAAAAAGCGGGGAAATCGGCCGAGGCTGCTTCCGGCGCTGCCGAACAGACGGCTAACACCACGATTGAGGGGCAGAAAGGTCTGGCAGCGGCAGTAGAGAGCATAGACGCCATTGGCAGCGGCGCAGCGCAAGTGGGCAGTGCGATTCAAGAGCTGGACAGCAGCTCGAAGCGTATTTCAGAAATTGTAGATATGATTAAAACCATTGCCGGACAGACCAATCTTTTGGCGTTGAACGCCGCTATTGAGGCGGCGCGGGCGGGCGAGCACGGGCGGGGCTTTGCGGTAGTGGCGGATGAAGTGCGCAAGCTGGCGGAGCAATCGGAGCACGCAGCGAAAGAAATCACAGAGTTAATTGCGGAAAACAATGGAAATATACGGCAAACCGTTGAAGTGATGGACGTGCAAAAATCGCGCGTTGGCGAAGGGGTGGCTCAAGTTCGCGAAGCAGGGAGGCAGTTTGCGGAAATTGCCTCCTTGGTGGAAGAATTATCGGCGCAGGTACGGGATATTTCCGAGGAGGTATCAGGGACCGTGGCGGAAAGCCGTCAAAGCGCCGCAGCCGTACGGCGGATCAAAGATCTTTCCCTGGCCGTGGCGGACGAAGCCAGCGACGTATCGGCGGCGACAGAAGAGCAAACCGCTTCTATGGAAGAAATTGCCGCCGCCAGTCAAACGCTGGCGCAGTTGGCGCAGGAACTGCAGGAATCGGTAGGAAAGTTCCGCATGTAGATCCTGAGCAGTTGGGATCATTCGGAAGTTTCGTTGGTGCTTATTAGTTGTTTCGCTAACAAAGGGCAGGAAAACGCACTTGTATAGGGAAATAAACAATAGGTATGCTGTCATGAATTGATAGCATAGCCGGCGAAAGGAGTGACAAGGATGAATCAAGGCGGAAAACTGCTCATGGTAGTAACGAGTGCCAAGGCAATGGGGGTTCACCGGACCGGACTGTGGTTGGAAGAGTTTGCGGCGCCGTACTTGCTCTTTCTTCAGGCCGGCTTTGAGGTGGTTGTCGCGAGTCCCCTAGGAGGCGAAACTCCTATTGATCCGCGCAGCGTAGCTGTGGGACAGCCGGCAGCTTGGCAAAAGGCAGCCGAGGTATTAAAGAAGACGCGGAAACTCAGCGAAGTGGAACGTGAAGTTTTTGATGCGATTATTTTGCCGGGCGGTCATGGCCCGATGGTGGATTTGGCTAAAGATGAAATCTTAGCGGCGCTTCTCCAGCGGGCGGATGTGGACGGCTGGGTGATTGGCGCTGTCTGTCATGGTCCTGCCGGCTTGGTGCGGGCGCAAAAAGAAGACGGCACGCCGCTGGTGGCTGGACGCCGCCTAACTGGCTTTACCAATGCAGAAGAGCGTATGGTGCAACTGGATGAAGCGGTGCCCTTTTTGCTGGAAAACCGGCTGAAAGAGCTGGGCGCTCATTATGAGCACAGCAAACCTTGGGAAGCGTTTGTCATACGTGACGGCTCCTGGGTGACCGGACAAAATCCGCAATCAAGCGAAGCTTTTGCCAAAGAAGTCATTGTGGCGGTGAAAGAAGCTGCCTGCGTGGAATGCTAACTAAAAATCGGCCCTTTGCTGTTTATAGCAAAGGGCCGATTTCTTACTTTGTCAGAGAATTTATGCTTCTTCTTTTTCGCTCAGCTCTTTCATGGCTGCAAAGCGCTCTTCAGCGGATGCTCCAGACGGCCAAGCTTCGGCAAAGGTCTGAGAATTTTTAAACTCTACGTGCCAGCGAAAAGCGCCGGCTTCGCAGTAGTAAGAAAAAATTACTTTTTCCTCTAATGATTCCGGGACGAGGCCTTCCTCCGTGGTGAGAATGGCGTACGGGCCGTCTTCCGCCGGCTCGTAGCAAAGGGTGGGGCCGTCCTCGGCAAACTCAATGATTTCAAATCCTAAAGGCTGGTAAAAATCTTCAATAACATGGCTCATGTAAAATCCTCCTTTTTCGGGAAGCTATTGCTTGATTCGCGACTCACGCCAAAGCAAATCTTTTACCGTCAAACTTTGTCAAAAAGCCTCGACATAGCACCACTATGTCTGCGTTTTTTTTCGCGTTTGACGAAAAAATCTTTTGCGTTGACGCAAGCACTCATTCAATCATTGGCATCCCACTCTATTATTCCGTATTTGTTCAAAAAATTTGCCTCTTATAACATCACCGTTGCAACCTCCCTTTACTCCCTTCCTACTCCTGCGTACCCTCCCGCGACTCCGATTCTCCTGTTTAAATCCTCGTTCCTTCTCTCATCTTTCTAGTAGCAGCCGGCAGAGTACGGCATGGTCGAAATGATGGCAAGGGTCTAGGCCGGTGGAACTGCGCAGCTTAGCCAGACGGAAGAGCAGTGTATTGCGATGAATGAACAGTTCTTTCGCCGCCAGAGACGTGTTGAGATTTTGCTCCAGGAGGCAGCGCAGGGTTTCTTCCATGTTGAATTTGCGCAAACTGGCTTGATGCAGCGTATCTTGCAGACGTTGCAACGGGAGGCAGTTAGGGCCGGGTGCGTAGCGCAGCGCGTAAGCTGTTAACACAGGAAGCTCTTCGATCGAAGCGATCGGTTTAGCCGGAGTACAGTGGCTAAGCGCAAACAGCGCTTCCCGGTAGGAAAAATGCAGCTGCGCTGTAACGGTGTTGCTGCTGCCAAGGCCGATGGGAAGGGGCGCAATGTGCGGCGGTAATAACTGCCCTAATTCCCGGCTCCATTGAAACAAGGCGTCCAAGGAATCCGGCGCGGAGGTCTGCGTTTCCCTTAAAATGATCAAGCGCTGTTCCAGAAAAACGACAAAATCACGGGGGCCGATGCAGGGGGAAGGCAAGAGCTGCTGCAGGATGTTTTCACGCAGACGGGTGAAGACTAGGTCATATGGGCCAAAGGCAAGCGCTTGCAGGACAAGGGGCGCCGTATCAATGACTACAACCTGGCGCATAAGGGATAAATCGTATTTGAGAAGCTTGGCGGATGCTTGCAAAGAGGCAGTATCTTGCTCCGCTTTTTCCGAGAGCAGCAGGCTGGCGAAGTGCTCGTGCAATTGGGCTTGGGAGCGAAATTTCTCCATTAGCACATCGCGCTCTAAAATTAATTCGGTAACGGCTTTGAGCAATTTCGCGGTGTCGCGGACTTCTTCAGGATGACCGGAAATGCCGACGACGCCGATTACCTGTCCCTCTAAAAAGATGGGCATATTAACACCTGGAAGCGAACCGGGAAACAGATTGACCTCTTCCGGTCGAATCTCCACTGTTTGCTGTTGGGAGATGGCGTCAAAGGCGCCTTTGTGAAAATGACCGATCCGATTGGCTTGAAAAGAAGCAATAATGGTCCCAGTAGCGTCCATGACATTGACGTTTTGCCGCACTAAGGGCATGAGGGAATTGACGACCTGCTGCGCCAGGCCGGGGGTGAGGAGCATGCTGCAAAGCCTCCTTCCTTTATCCAGGCTATGATAGTAGTATTTGGCGATTTTGTCTAAAATCCTGCTAAAATAAAAAAGATATTGCCTATATTTTTACAATTTTATGTGCAAAACTTCTAAAAAATCATTAAAAAATCGTGCAAACCAGACAATTGCCTTCGTCAAGGAACTTAGTATAGAATAAAATAAATAAGTGCTTTCGGAAAATTTAGCTGTTTTAAGGAGGAAAAACCATGCGTGTAATTATTGCGCCGGATTCTTATAAAGGAAGCGTTTCGGCTTTAGAGGTAGCTCGGGCTATGCAGAGAGGCGTAGAAACTGTATTTCCTCATGCAGAGATCCAACTGGTGCCGATTGCCGACGGCGGCGAGGGTACGGTGGAAGCCATGGTCGCCTCCACAGGCGGTACAGTAGTGAAAAAGTCGGTTCAAGGTCCGCTGGGAACGCCGGTGGAAGCCTACTACGGACTGCTGGGCGATAAAGTGACGGCAGTGATTGAAATGGCGGCCGCTTCCGGCTTGCCCTTGGTGCCCAAGGCGCAGCGAGATCCCAGAGGGACGACTACCTACGGGACCGGCGAACTGATTAAGGCGGCCCTGGATGCAGGCGCTAAACGCTTGGTCATCGGTATTGGCGGCAGCGCGACGAATGACGGCGGCGCGGGCATGCTGCAGGCGCTTGGCGTACGTTTCCTTGATGAGACTGGGCAGGAATTGCCTCCAGGCGGCGCTGCGTTAGCGAAGCTGGCGAGTATTGATCTAAGCGGCTTGGATGCTCGTTTGGCGCAGACGGATATTTTAGTAGCCTGTGACGTGGATAATCCTCTGTGCGGTACGCGCGGCGCTTCGGCCGTATACGGTCCGCAAAAAGGAGCTACGCCGGAAATCGTGCAGGAACTGGATGCAGCCTTGGCCCGTTATGCGCAAGTGGCGCAGGAGGTTACAGGCAAGGACGCAGCCAATGTAGCGGGCGCAGGCGCGGCTGGCGGCCTAGGTGCGGGATTCCTCTTTTTTACGGAGGGCCGTTTATGTCCCGGGGTGGACGTAGTGCTGGAAACCGCTAATTTTGAAGAGATGGTGAAAAAGGCGGATTTGGTGTTGACTGGCGAGGGTTGTACAGATTATCAGACCGCTTACGGCAAGGCTCCGGTGGGAGTTTCAGCCTTAGCTAGAGCGTATGGCGTGCCCTGTATCTGTTTGTCCGGCGGTTTGGGAGAAGGCTGCAGCGCCGTGCGTGAAAAAGGCATTGACGCCTTGAGCAGTACCGTGCCTGGACCTTTGAGTTTGGAAGAATGCATGGAGCGCGGCGCGGAGCTGATTGAAGAAGCCGCTGAACGCGTATGCCGCCTGTTGGCGGTGGGGATGGGTCTGAAAAAATAGATAAATTGCCTAATAAACAGGAAACCGTGAACCGTGTTTTTGGACATCTTTGCCAATTGCACTTGTTCACGGTTTTACTTTACAATAATAAATAGTTAGAAAAAACAGAAAAGGAGGTTTTTACATGGATGCAATGGTGGCTGCATTGCCCTTGGTAGTGCTGCTCATCGGCTTGCCGCTTCTAATGAAGCCGGCGGTCAAGGTGGCGCCGGTGGCCTGGGTGGTTACGGTATTGGTGGCTATTTTTTATTTTGGTTTTCCCGCGCAGGTGACGCTGCTGGCGGCGCTCCAAGGGGCTATTACCGGTATCTTTCCTATTATGTATATTCCTTTTGGTGCGCTCGTTGTGTATAATGTCCTCAAAGAAACAGGCTGGATGGACAAGATGCAAGGAGCCATGGCGGCGTTGACGACGGATCGTCGGGCTCAGGCTCTCTTGATTGGTTTTGGTTTCAGCGCATTTCTCGAAGGCATTTGCGGCTTTGGCGCTCCTGTAGCTATTCCGGCCAGTATTTTGGTGGGCTTGGGCTACGATCCCATGATGGCGGCGCTGGTTTGTTTGGTAGCGAATACAGGCCCTGTTCCCTTTGGCTCGCTGGGTATTCCTACGGATACCTTGGTGCTGACTACGCAGTTGGATTTTATGAAGCTGTCCCAGATGACCGGTCGGTTTATGCCGATTCTGGCTTTTATCATGGCCTTTGCTACGGTGTTCTCCATGTCCGGCGTCAAGGGCATGAAAGGCATTATCCCGGCTATTTTAGTAACCGGCTTGTCCTTTAGCATCGTACAGTTTTTGGTAGCCAATTTCCTGGGCGCTACGTTGGTAGATATTTTGGCTTCCATAGCCTGCCTGACGGCATTGGCAGTATATCTTACATACTGCAAGAGTAAAGAAGTGTGGCTCTTCCCCGGCGAAACGCTGCAGCAGGATGCCGGTGCGAAGGAAATTAACTTCAAAGAACTGTTTTTGTCTTGGCTTCCCTATATTTTGCTGGCTATTTTCATTATCGGCGTCAATCTGCCGGGTACGAAAGCCATCTTTGCCGGCAAAGCGCCTGGCTTTGAGTTTTTGCAAATCAAAGCTCTCATTTATAACCCGAATAAGGTGTATGCTTTTACTTGGCTGCAAAGCCCTGGCACGATCATGCTGATTGCCGGCGTGATTGCCTTCTATTTCATGGGTATTCCCATGAGCGCCGTCGGCAGCCAGTTTGGTAAAACCTTTAAACAAATGATCCCTTCTTTTATTGCCGTAGCTTGCATTCTTTCCATTTCCGAAGTGATGAATCTGGCGCTGCCTATCGTGGACGTTAAAACCAAGCTGGTAGTTTGGGCCAGCGCGTCCGGTGTCCCGCAGGCCTCCATGGTGGCGGGCATGGCGAAAAGTATTGTCGGCGTAGTAGATCAGACTTTGTATCCTTTCATCAGCCCGATGATTGGCACCTTGGGCGTCTTCCTGACCGGCAGTAATACCTCTTCCAATGCCTTGTTTGGCATGTTGCAGGTTATTACCGCGCATGGGCTGAATCTGTCGGATATTCTCATGGCGTCCGCCGGCAATGCAGGCAGCACCGCAGGCAAAATGATTTCGCCGCAGAGTATTGTTATTGCCGCGACGGCGGTAGGCCTTTTGGGCAAAGAAGGCCTGATTATGAGGAAAACGATCAAGTATACCATTCCCTATGTTTTATTCTTAGGGCTGTTAACTTGGATGTTTGCCTTTGTCTTCCCCGGCTTGGTGCCGTAAGAGAAACTAGACTAACCGAGCGTAGCGGCGAAGGAAGCTGGCCTTGAAGGCGGGCTTCCTTCGCCTTGTTGTGAAGTAAGGGGCATTTGCAAAGATGCTTTTTACGATAAGATAACTAGAGAGAATTCACAAAACAAGTTGAGCAGGGAGAGCAAGCGGAAAAAGAGAGGGGTTGCAATTATGGCTTGGAATCATCCGGTGCCGCTGGAGTTGGCGCAACGCGTGGTGGAAATGATTCACGAGGTGACTGGGAGCAACGTGAATTTTATGGGCTTAGGCGGCGAGATTATCGCCACTAAGCAACCAGAGCGGCTGGGGAAAATACATAGCGCGGCGGAGAGCATTATGGCCGGACGCGTAGACGAGGTAGCGGTAACGGTTGAAGACGCCGCCAAAATGGACGGGGTTAAAGCAGGCTATAACGGCGCTATTTTATACAAAGGGCAGCGTCTGGGCGTGATCGGTATTACCGGCGACCCCGAAGCGGTAAAGCCGTTGCAAAAAATGGCGGCCATTGTGGTCAATGAAGAAATTGCCAAAGAGCGGGAGCGTCAAGAACGGGAGCAAGGGTTGCAGCAAGTGGCGGCCCAACTGGAATCCGCTACAGGAGAGATGGAGGAACTATATTCTTCAGCAGCGCAAGTCGCCGGACGCTATAGCGAGATGGCGGAAGCTGTAAAGATTACGGAGACGGAATTGAACGATCTAAACCAGGTGCTGGACTATATCCGCAACATTGCCAGCCAAACGAACCTGCTGGGCCTAAACGCCTCTATCGAAGCGGCTCGGGCTGGCGAGCAGGGACGCGGCTTTGCGGTGGTGGCCGATGAAGTGCGTAAGCTGGCTACGTATTCGGCGGATTCTCTGGGTAAGATCAATCAGGCGCTGCAGGCTATTAAAAGCTCGGTGCTGCGAATCGGCGCGGATGTAAGAGGCAACAAGGAAATTACCGAGCGTCAGGAGCAAACTCTGTCTTCTTTAGCGGCGCAAGTACAGGGGCTGCAGCAGGAGCTGCAAAAATTGGTATAGTGAGCAGGACTTCAGCGGCTTTGCGGGGAAATTCCCTGCAAAGCTGTCTTTGCTTTATATCGTGACTTGCGCGGATTAAACTTAGAATGATAAATCGATGTTCGCGCTTTTCACGGTGAATAATAAATTTGAGGGACGTTGCTAACGAATCGCGAAATACACGAAAGACGCGAACGGGTTTTATAATCTGCTCCACTTCTGCTCATCGAACCCACCCGCTACTCCCACTATTTCTGTTGAAATTTATCATTTTCCATAACCCTCGTTCGTACCCTCTCGTGACTCTGATTTTCCTGTTCAATTTCCGATTTTCTTTGTTTTTTCTGTGTTCTGGTTCCAAGAAAAAGGAGGCTCTTATGCGTCGATCGTTGCGAGTAGTTTTTGACTTTGCTTGTCCTTACTGCTATTTGCTTTGGGGTTACGTGCAGGAGTTGCGACGAACTGCGCCGGTACAACTCGAATGGCTGCCTTGGGAAATCAATCCGGATCTGACGTTAGCGGGAAAAGTGCTGCAGCCGGGAGCGTCAGGGGTATCACAGCCGGATCAATTAGGCGCGTCCCTGGGCTTGGTTCCGTCCGCCAGGACCGTGTTGTCTAATACGCACCAGGCGCTGGCGGCGTTGGAATTTGCCAAAGACCACGGCCAAGGCGACGCTTGGCTAGATGCCGTTTTTCCAGCTCATTTTGTCGACGGCCAGGATATCGGCCAACTGCCGGTGCTGCTGCAACTGGCGCAGGAGATTGGTTTTGATGTGCAGGAGTTGGAGGCGGCGCTGCAGGCGGGGCGCTATGACCAGCGCTTGCTGGATAACGAGGCCTATTGCCAGGAGCATCAGATTGAATGGGTTCCTACGGTGCTTTGGGGGCAGGAAAAGCTGCTGGAAGGCGTTATTTCCTTCAGCGTGTTTAAAGACACATTAAAAACATTGTTTTAGGGAAGCACTGTTTCATGCGACGCTCCGTCTTGGTTATTTTCTCTTAGACATAGCACCGCTTTAGAAGAAGTCCGTCTGTCCTTTTGGACAGAGGGACTTTGATTTTTTATTTGACTGCATTAAGCTGAGGAGCCATTGCAGCATCTTTGTATTTGAGACAAGATTTGCGCGCGCCTCGAAAAAGCAGGTTAAGGCGGCAGTTTCTTAACTCGTTGCGCTCAAACAAGCGAAACTTTGATGCGCCTTAGCCTGTTTTTTCGTCCTGCGGACCGGCTTACTCCAATAAAAGTCTCAAATACAATGACCGCTGCCTTCGAAACCTTCCCGCTACTCCCTGTACTCCGGTTAAAACCCGTGCCCTGTTCTTCTCTTGCGTACCCTCCCGTGACTCTGATTCTCTTGTTTCATCTTCATCGCGCCCTCCATCTACTCACTCTACTCCTGTTAAAATTCTCGTTTCTTTGTTTCTGGCTCCATTGTGATTTGGCAGCGCCTTTTGTACAATAGAATTTAGATTTAAAAGAAGACAGAGGGAAAACTCATGCATATCCTTTCCATAGAAAATATGAGCAAACAATACGGCGAGCGTACTCTTTTCGAGGACGTGACCTTCGGAATTGGCGATACGGACCGCTTGGGTCTGATCGGCGTTAACGGCACCGGCAAGACTACGTTTTTAAAAGTGATAGCTGGCCTGGAGCCGCCGGACGAAGGGAAAATCAGCCGAGCCGGCAGCGTGCAGGTGGAGTATCTGTCACAGGACCCGGAGTATGATCAGGAAGGCACGGTACTGCAAGAAGTCTTTCGCGGCGCTTCGCCTATTTTGCAGGTGCTGCGGGAATACGAGGCGGCCTTAGGCGCTGCAGCCGCTTGCCCCGGTGATGAGGCGCTGCAGGCGCAGGTAGTGCGTCTAGGCCAGAAAATGGACGAGCAGAATACCTGGCCATTGGAAAGCGAAGCTAAGACTATTTTAACCAAGCTAGGCATTGATGATTTTAGCGCGCAGATGAAAAATTTATCCGGCGGCCAGCGCAAGCGCGTGGCTTTGGCCGGAGCGCTCATCAATCCGGCGCAACTCTTGATTTTGGATGAGCCTACCAACCATATCGATCATGAAACCGTGGCTTGGCTGGAGCAAACCCTGGCTCGCCGCAACGGGGCGCTGCTGGTCATCAGCCATGATCGGTATTTTTTAGACCGTGTTACTACCGGTATTTTGGAGCTGGATCGGGGACGGCTTTTCCGCTACGAGGGCAATTACAGCCTCTTTTTAGAGCAGAAGGCCGCGCGGGAAGAGCGCGAAGAAGCCAGCGAACGCAAGCGCCAAAACCTGCTGCGTCAGGAGTTGGCCTGGATGATGCGCGGCGCGAGAGCGCGCAGCACCAAGCAAAAAGCGCGTATCGAGCGTTTCGAGACGCTGTCGGCGCAGCAAGCCCTGGGCAAGGCGGCGGCCCTGGATATGTCCGTAGGCTCCAGCCGCTTGGGCAAGACCGTCATTGAAGTAGAAAATCTGAGCCATGATTTTGGCGAAGGCTGCGTTTTGAAAAACTTCAGCTACATCGTCAAGCGAAATGACCGCATTGGCATTGTCGGCGCTAACGGCAGCGGCAAATCGACGCTGCTAAACCTGATCGCTGGTCACTTGGAGCCGCAGGCGGGGAGCGTCAAGGTGGGACAGACCGTTAAAATCGGCTATTTTGCTCAGGAAAACATCGACATGGACCCGCGCCTGCGGGTCATCGAATACATTCGCGAAGAGGCCAACTTTATTGCAACCTTGGACGGCGGCGTTATCAGCGCCGCGCAAATGTTGGAGCGCTTTCTATTTCCGCCGCATCTCCAGGGCGTGTCCGTAGCCAAGCTGTCCGGCGGCGAGCGCCGCCGCCTTTACTTGCTGCGGGTGCTGATGAGCGCCCCGAATGTACTGCTCTTGGACGAACCGACCAATGATTTGGATACGCTCACCTTGGCGGTGCTGGAGGATTATCTGGACACTTTTCCGGGCGCCGTGTTGACGGTATCCCATGATCGCTACTTTCTTGATCGCGTAGCGGACCATATTTTCGCGTTTGAAGCAGGCGGTTCCATTGGCCGTTATCCTGGCGGCTACAGCGATTATCTGGAAGCTCGCGCCCCTCAAGGC
Encoded proteins:
- a CDS encoding glycerate kinase, which gives rise to MRVIIAPDSYKGSVSALEVARAMQRGVETVFPHAEIQLVPIADGGEGTVEAMVASTGGTVVKKSVQGPLGTPVEAYYGLLGDKVTAVIEMAAASGLPLVPKAQRDPRGTTTYGTGELIKAALDAGAKRLVIGIGGSATNDGGAGMLQALGVRFLDETGQELPPGGAALAKLASIDLSGLDARLAQTDILVACDVDNPLCGTRGASAVYGPQKGATPEIVQELDAALARYAQVAQEVTGKDAANVAGAGAAGGLGAGFLFFTEGRLCPGVDVVLETANFEEMVKKADLVLTGEGCTDYQTAYGKAPVGVSALARAYGVPCICLSGGLGEGCSAVREKGIDALSSTVPGPLSLEECMERGAELIEEAAERVCRLLAVGMGLKK
- a CDS encoding type 1 glutamine amidotransferase domain-containing protein, whose product is MNQGGKLLMVVTSAKAMGVHRTGLWLEEFAAPYLLFLQAGFEVVVASPLGGETPIDPRSVAVGQPAAWQKAAEVLKKTRKLSEVEREVFDAIILPGGHGPMVDLAKDEILAALLQRADVDGWVIGAVCHGPAGLVRAQKEDGTPLVAGRRLTGFTNAEERMVQLDEAVPFLLENRLKELGAHYEHSKPWEAFVIRDGSWVTGQNPQSSEAFAKEVIVAVKEAACVEC
- a CDS encoding cupin domain-containing protein; translation: MKRIFLFGVLCLMMMTGTVFAAPGPVVGDKGLLDASADKGLLINLDEFFAAHQPTNAGPRGDEVFKSPRVQASLVTNQGKLIGLHYHATADEIVYVHKGQGEMFIGGKWVPVKAGEIHVNPRGVVHGTRVTGDEPMEVIGFFTQPQESGNDKVFFPDNFQGVVGAPSLPDASSKEGMLINLDSFYAEHPLQAGAATRGDSVYKSPRSELVLVQNHGPLIGRHFHKSAEEIVFVYKGQGEMYIDGQWVPVKAGDLHINPRGVYHATRVTGGEDMKVFCLFAPPQAGGNDKVFLEK
- a CDS encoding CdaR family transcriptional regulator; its protein translation is MLLTPGLAQQVVNSLMPLVRQNVNVMDATGTIIASFQANRIGHFHKGAFDAISQQQTVEIRPEEVNLFPGSLPGVNMPIFLEGQVIGVVGISGHPEEVRDTAKLLKAVTELILERDVLMEKFRSQAQLHEHFASLLLSEKAEQDTASLQASAKLLKYDLSLMRQVVVIDTAPLVLQALAFGPYDLVFTRLRENILQQLLPSPCIGPRDFVVFLEQRLIILRETQTSAPDSLDALFQWSRELGQLLPPHIAPLPIGLGSSNTVTAQLHFSYREALFALSHCTPAKPIASIEELPVLTAYALRYAPGPNCLPLQRLQDTLHQASLRKFNMEETLRCLLEQNLNTSLAAKELFIHRNTLLFRLAKLRSSTGLDPCHHFDHAVLCRLLLER
- a CDS encoding methyl-accepting chemotaxis protein, whose product is MKLRSKMMLAICIPVMVVLVLLSGVAYWQASRALTEEIRMEMSQASARYAEAVQTILSTKQETVGALAAAWSVGLPADEEILRTVTYLTKNTPGAQDIYVAFPSKKFIDGTGWAPPADYDPATRDWFKDALSSNGVVFSKVYVDAITKKPVISLSAAIRQNGTPIAVLGMDLSLDAIGQMTQGVRMRDSGQAFILNREGFYVAHPSLTLNDNVLTMENGKLKEAGAAFLSGRSSFQELSFNGEDRFFASSPVGSSGWALVLEVPSAEVYQPVRELGLWMAGLSVAAILFLGFVLMNVAGAIAKPVAIVAAAAQKVAAGELQIHLDASERADEIGVLNNSFLAMVASLRKLVGETVRSAEKLAGSSQELTASSSQAADASQQVAQAAVEITESASQQVSSVEETALAVERVAQRLEKAGKSAEAASGAAEQTANTTIEGQKGLAAAVESIDAIGSGAAQVGSAIQELDSSSKRISEIVDMIKTIAGQTNLLALNAAIEAARAGEHGRGFAVVADEVRKLAEQSEHAAKEITELIAENNGNIRQTVEVMDVQKSRVGEGVAQVREAGRQFAEIASLVEELSAQVRDISEEVSGTVAESRQSAAAVRRIKDLSLAVADEASDVSAATEEQTASMEEIAAASQTLAQLAQELQESVGKFRM
- a CDS encoding L-lactate permease, whose protein sequence is MDAMVAALPLVVLLIGLPLLMKPAVKVAPVAWVVTVLVAIFYFGFPAQVTLLAALQGAITGIFPIMYIPFGALVVYNVLKETGWMDKMQGAMAALTTDRRAQALLIGFGFSAFLEGICGFGAPVAIPASILVGLGYDPMMAALVCLVANTGPVPFGSLGIPTDTLVLTTQLDFMKLSQMTGRFMPILAFIMAFATVFSMSGVKGMKGIIPAILVTGLSFSIVQFLVANFLGATLVDILASIACLTALAVYLTYCKSKEVWLFPGETLQQDAGAKEINFKELFLSWLPYILLAIFIIGVNLPGTKAIFAGKAPGFEFLQIKALIYNPNKVYAFTWLQSPGTIMLIAGVIAFYFMGIPMSAVGSQFGKTFKQMIPSFIAVACILSISEVMNLALPIVDVKTKLVVWASASGVPQASMVAGMAKSIVGVVDQTLYPFISPMIGTLGVFLTGSNTSSNALFGMLQVITAHGLNLSDILMASAGNAGSTAGKMISPQSIVIAATAVGLLGKEGLIMRKTIKYTIPYVLFLGLLTWMFAFVFPGLVP